The DNA window GACCGTATCCTCGCCCGCACCGCCTGGATCGAAGCCGCGCGCGGTGCCGTCCGGGACCTGGTCGAGGCGGCACAGCGGTTGTGGCGCGTCGGGCAGGGGCGCCGCACTCAATGGTTGCCGCCGCTCGGAAACCACGGCTCGCGCAGGCTGAACAGGAACACCTGCGACGTGTCCTCGGCCGCCGTGCACTCGCGCGGGGTCCAGCTGTCGTCATGGGTGTCCATGTCGGCGTCGTACTCCAGCGTGCCGCCCAGCGGCGAGTTGAAGTACCAGAACCAGTTGGAGCCGTAGATGTGGCGGCCCGGCCCCCAGAAGCTCTTGTAACCCTTGGCGGCGAAAGCAGCGCCGGCGCGCAGAAGTTCGTGCACGCTGCCCATGTGAAAGGTGAAGTGGTTGATACCTTTCATGAAAGCGGGCGCCTGGATCAGGAACAGCGTATGGTGGTCGGCGCAGCCGGCCGGGCGCAGGAACGGTCCGGTCCCGGTGAAGCGGTCCGACACACGGAAGCCCAGGCGCTCGACATAGAAACGCTCGGCGACAGCGACGTCGGGCACGAACAGCACCACGTGCGACAGGCTGCGCGGCACCGGCAGCGCGGCATCGGGATCGGCCGCGACCTGGTTGACGGGACGTTGGGCTGGACGGCCAGGCACGTTGACCGGCACGGCCGGCGCCTCGTACGGACGGCGTACGCTGACCTGGAAGCCAACCGCCAGGCCGATATCGTCGACGGCATGGATCGATCCGTCGGCGTCCTCGCGGACGTCGCGGTCCTTCGACAGTTCGGCCTTGATCTGCGCAAGCGTCGCGCGGTCCTTCACACCGTAGATCACTGCGCGGATGTTGGGCGATTTTCCGATCGGCGGCGGAAGGGCCGGGTCGCTGTCGTGGCGTACGACCACCGACGTGCCGTCGAGTGCTTCGAATACGCCATGCGTGTCCGACGCCGCGACCTCGACCAGGCCGTAGTCCTTCAGGCATTGCTTGCAGGCGGCGACATCGTCGACACCGAACACCAGGGTATCGGGTCCGAGGATATTCATTGGATTGGCTCCTTGTTTGGGTCTTGTGATCAGATCGGGCCGGCAAGGGCGGCCTGGGAATCGCGCATCAGTTGCGAGAACGCCTGCCGCGAGTCCGGCGAGCGTTCCAGCTGGCCTAGCTTCACCGAGTTTTCGACGATCAGCCGGGCACGTGGAAGGCGGCGCTGCATGTAAGCCTCGAGTGCGGTCGCCAGGGATGCCGGATGGCGCGCCAGTTCCTCGGCCAGCACCAGCGCGTCCTCGACGGCCGCGCCGGCACCGGAGGCCAGGTGCGGCGTGGTCGCATGCACGGCGTCCCCGAGCAGCACCACGCGCCCCTGATACCAGGGCGACGTGATGAGGAGCGTTTCCAGCGGGCGGTAAAGGATGCGGGAGTCCGCGTTCAGGCCGTCGCGGATCGCGCCGACCGGACCGCCGAAACCAGCCAGCTCGGTCGCCAGGCGCTGCGGCCACTCCTTGGGATCGATGAACGTGTTGTCCGGCACGTGCAAGGTAAAGAAC is part of the Massilia putida genome and encodes:
- a CDS encoding VOC family protein, with the protein product MNILGPDTLVFGVDDVAACKQCLKDYGLVEVAASDTHGVFEALDGTSVVVRHDSDPALPPPIGKSPNIRAVIYGVKDRATLAQIKAELSKDRDVREDADGSIHAVDDIGLAVGFQVSVRRPYEAPAVPVNVPGRPAQRPVNQVAADPDAALPVPRSLSHVVLFVPDVAVAERFYVERLGFRVSDRFTGTGPFLRPAGCADHHTLFLIQAPAFMKGINHFTFHMGSVHELLRAGAAFAAKGYKSFWGPGRHIYGSNWFWYFNSPLGGTLEYDADMDTHDDSWTPRECTAAEDTSQVFLFSLREPWFPSGGNH